In one window of Erythrolamprus reginae isolate rEryReg1 chromosome 1, rEryReg1.hap1, whole genome shotgun sequence DNA:
- the DNAJC27 gene encoding dnaJ homolog subfamily C member 27, which translates to METKRKETRKALRIKVISMGNAEVGKSCIIKRYCEKRFVPKYLATIGIDYGVTKVQIRDREIKVNIFDMAGHSFFYEVRNEFYKDTQGVMLVYDVGQKESFDGLDLWLAEMKQELGPHGNMENIVFVVCANKIDCGKLRCVDESEGRVWAESRGFFYFETSAQTGEGINEMFQTFYSAIVDLCDNGGKRPITSASNSFTKEQVDTIRRIRNSKDSWDMLGVKPGATRDEVNKAYRKLAVLLHPDKCMAPGSEDAFKAVVNARTALLKNIK; encoded by the exons ATGGAGACGAAACGGAAAGAAACGCGCAAGGCGTTGAGGATCAAAGTAATCTCCATGGGTAACGCCGAGGTTGGCAAG AGTTGCATTATCAAGCGGTACTGTGAGAAGAGATTTGTGCCCAAATATCTTGCAACAATTGGAATTGATTATGGTGTCACCAA AGTGCAAATTAGAGACCGAGAAATCAAAGTGAATATCTTTGACATGGCTGGACACTCCTTCTTTTACGAG GTTCGCAATGAATTTTACAAAGACACTCAGGGTGTAATGCTAGTGTATGATgttgggcaaaaggaatcattTGATGGCCTTGACTTATGGCTTGCTGAGATGAAGCAAGAACTTGGAccacatggaaacatggaaaacaTAGTTTTTGTGGTTTGTGCCAATAAG ATTGATTGTGGCAAGTTGCGCTGTGTGGATGAAAGTGAAGGGCGAGTATGGGCAGAAAGCAGAggctttttttattttgaaacttCTGCCCAGACTGGAGAAGGAATTAATGAAATGTTCCAG ACTTTCTACTCGGCTATTGTTGATTTATGTGATAATGGTGGGAAGCGCCCCATAACCAGCGCAAGCAACAGTTTCACTAAGGAGCAAGTAGACACCATCCGGAGGATTCGCAACAGCAAGGATAGCTGGGATATGTTGGGTGTCAAACCAGGAGCCACAAG GGATGAAGTAAACAAGGCCTATCGAAAGTTGGCAGTGCTCCTCCACCCAGATAAGTGTATGGCTCCAGGTAGTGAGGACGCCTTCAAGGCTGTGGTGAATGCACGGACTGCCTTGCTCAAAAACATCAAGTAA